A window of Helicobacter anatolicus contains these coding sequences:
- a CDS encoding phosphocholine cytidylyltransferase family protein, which yields MQAVILAAGLGSRLGNLKGDKPKAFLQPKGLTQSLIERSIGILVSFGIVDIVIGTGYKSEYFENLKISGAHLSTCKNPLFDSSGSSQTLQTLKDKIHEDFLLLESDLLYEKRAIQELLDDCRRDLILGSGRSDSGDEVYLEINQNQCLNALSKDKTKLKSIDAELVGISKISYESFLHFDFHSKDYEELLIGFKVLKIEDLVWCEIDCKEHLERAEKSIIPKLLQ from the coding sequence GTGCAAGCAGTGATTTTAGCAGCAGGGCTTGGAAGTAGATTAGGAAATTTGAAGGGAGATAAACCTAAAGCTTTTTTACAACCAAAAGGATTGACACAGAGCTTAATTGAGCGAAGTATTGGGATTTTAGTAAGTTTTGGGATTGTGGATATTGTGATTGGCACAGGGTATAAAAGTGAATACTTTGAAAATTTAAAGATTTCTGGGGCCCATCTTAGCACCTGTAAAAATCCTTTATTTGATTCTAGTGGTAGCTCTCAAACCTTGCAAACTTTAAAAGATAAAATTCATGAAGACTTTTTGCTTTTAGAATCAGATTTGCTTTATGAAAAAAGAGCAATACAAGAGCTTTTAGATGATTGTAGAAGAGATTTGATTCTAGGTAGTGGTAGGAGCGATTCTGGTGATGAAGTGTATTTGGAGATTAATCAAAATCAGTGTTTAAATGCACTTTCTAAGGATAAAACAAAATTAAAAAGTATTGATGCAGAGCTTGTAGGAATTAGTAAAATTTCTTATGAGAGTTTTTTGCACTTTGATTTTCACAGCAAGGATTATGAAGAATTATTAATAGGATTTAAAGTTTTAAAAATTGAAGATTTAGTTTGGTGTGAGATTGACTGCAAAGAACATTTAGAGCGTGCAGAAAAAAGTATTATCCCAAAATTATTACAATGA
- the aepY gene encoding phosphonopyruvate decarboxylase, protein MDTKTFGELLQNNGFVDFVGVPCSYLAPLINYAIMHERFIMANNEGDAMAIASGISLVGAKETSRNYGVVLMQNSGLSNALSPLTSLNHTFGIPVLCFVSLRGERDINNQNTDEPQHELLGVITDKLLEVCGVEYAFLSADFVEASKQILEAKKILQNNKSFFFIVKNGVLESLKLENQKEIFLKKSPFLSVKLEAKYTRLEILETIVSLSKNMITLATTGKSGRELYEIKDCENHLYMVGSMGCVSALGLGISLKSDKKILCIDGDGALLMRMGTLSTNAYYTKMHNKGNFCHILLDNESHDSTGGQFSLAPCVDFASIAHACGYEKVLSLETLDSLKDALEEFEENKSGGAIFIYMKIKKGSKKDLGRPKITPYEVARRIERIL, encoded by the coding sequence ATGGATACAAAGACATTTGGAGAATTATTGCAAAATAATGGATTTGTAGATTTTGTAGGGGTGCCTTGTAGTTATCTTGCACCATTGATTAATTATGCAATTATGCATGAGAGATTTATTATGGCAAATAATGAGGGTGATGCTATGGCAATTGCTAGTGGAATCTCTTTGGTGGGCGCTAAAGAAACTTCACGAAATTATGGTGTGGTATTGATGCAAAATAGTGGGTTATCAAATGCATTAAGTCCGCTTACTTCACTAAATCACACTTTTGGTATTCCAGTTTTATGTTTTGTGTCTTTAAGGGGTGAGAGAGATATAAATAATCAAAATACCGATGAACCACAACATGAATTATTGGGTGTAATTACAGATAAGCTTTTAGAAGTTTGTGGTGTAGAATATGCATTTTTAAGTGCAGATTTTGTGGAAGCAAGTAAGCAGATTTTAGAGGCAAAAAAGATTTTGCAAAATAACAAATCTTTCTTTTTTATCGTAAAAAATGGAGTGTTAGAATCTTTAAAATTAGAAAATCAAAAAGAGATTTTCTTAAAAAAAAGTCCTTTTTTAAGTGTAAAACTAGAGGCAAAATATACGAGGTTAGAAATTTTGGAGACAATTGTATCTTTGTCAAAAAACATGATCACTCTTGCTACGACAGGGAAGAGTGGTAGAGAGCTTTATGAAATTAAGGATTGCGAAAATCATTTATATATGGTGGGATCTATGGGCTGTGTAAGCGCTTTAGGACTTGGAATCTCATTAAAAAGTGATAAAAAAATACTTTGTATTGATGGAGATGGTGCATTATTGATGCGTATGGGGACATTAAGTACAAATGCTTATTATACTAAAATGCACAATAAGGGGAATTTTTGTCATATTTTACTAGATAATGAAAGTCATGATTCTACAGGTGGGCAATTTAGTCTTGCACCTTGTGTGGATTTTGCTAGTATTGCGCATGCTTGTGGATATGAAAAAGTGTTAAGCTTGGAAACATTAGATTCTTTAAAAGATGCTTTAGAGGAGTTTGAGGAGAATAAAAGCGGTGGAGCTATATTTATTTATATGAAAATCAAAAAAGGTAGTAAAAAAGACTTGGGTAGGCCAAAAATTACTCCTTATGAAGTAGCAAGAAGAATTGAGAGGATTTTATGA
- a CDS encoding class I SAM-dependent methyltransferase: MSWKKIWNQKTSTLDFSCSQDEQILQELLFLNGFDTKSGSLKLQDYRDFVQEIFIQAKLKDYTSIFEVGCGAGAFLFALNLVGGGGSFKSIGGMDYAKNLILYAREVFPQFQDNFYHQDARYLEKIDSVDVMCTFSVMHYFSDLEYAGFVMEQMFQKAKKCVLFLDVLDFLKKSQDIEKKRQLYGQEYEKMYGNLPHLYYRKEMFLKMAKRYGFVCKIQDQNIKNYLNSEFRFNVIATKE, encoded by the coding sequence ATGAGTTGGAAAAAAATTTGGAATCAAAAAACAAGCACATTGGATTTTTCATGTTCTCAAGATGAGCAAATTTTGCAAGAATTGCTATTTTTAAACGGATTTGATACAAAAAGCGGAAGTTTAAAATTGCAGGATTATAGGGATTTTGTTCAAGAAATTTTTATACAAGCAAAATTAAAAGATTATACAAGTATTTTTGAGGTTGGTTGTGGGGCAGGGGCATTTCTTTTTGCTTTAAATCTTGTGGGGGGGGGGGGTAGCTTTAAAAGCATTGGTGGTATGGACTATGCAAAAAATCTTATTTTGTATGCCAGAGAGGTTTTTCCGCAATTTCAAGATAACTTTTATCATCAAGATGCAAGATATCTTGAAAAAATAGATTCAGTAGATGTGATGTGTACTTTTAGTGTAATGCATTATTTTTCTGATTTGGAGTATGCAGGATTTGTTATGGAGCAAATGTTTCAAAAAGCAAAAAAATGCGTATTATTTTTAGATGTGCTTGATTTTTTAAAAAAATCTCAAGATATTGAGAAAAAAAGACAGCTATATGGGCAGGAATATGAAAAAATGTATGGAAATTTACCGCATTTGTATTATCGTAAAGAGATGTTTTTAAAGATGGCTAAAAGATATGGTTTTGTCTGTAAAATACAAGATCAAAATATAAAAAATTATTTAAATTCAGAATTTAGATTCAATGTGATTGCAACAAAGGAGTAA